Below is a genomic region from Medicago truncatula cultivar Jemalong A17 chromosome 3, MtrunA17r5.0-ANR, whole genome shotgun sequence.
cgaagattttttatttttattttcttgtgccGAAAGAGAACAAACAAGAGGCTTACACTAGATGCATGAGGTATTTGTTAAAATGGGTTTGAGCAGAAAAAATGTTGGATGGGTTTGAGTaatgaggatgatgatgataaaaaattgaagatgatgatgaacatTAGTGGTGGTGGTTGGACTTGGACAAAGAAGGAGATGAGGTGTAAAGGATAGATGATTAGATCCGGTGTGAGAGACATATAGTAACATGTAATATACTCTAAAATCTGATGGTTGATCAAAAGTTgtccatggtgggaaaggattggcctttcccatgtgaaatgccaccatAGAACCAAGAATCTTCTCCTCcaacaaaacatcatatattttgTCTTGACATTGCTTCATTTGATAAACATCGCCTTTGCTCTcgagtaataataaaaaattgattcagaATAGTGTCTTAAAAGCTTCAAAATCTCTCCTTAGAGATTACATCTTACCTTCTTCAAAATTGGCAATGCATTGGAGTGATTTTCCCAAAATCTTCCAAGCTTTATTTGAATTGGTAGCACCAGCAACATTCTCAAACACGGAAGCATCCAAACATTAATGAATTAGCGCGAGAGCTTGTTAATCATTCTTCCTTGTCTTtgccaaaatttcattttctttttgaaacaaACTCTCTCTATCTTGTGATTCACCATTGTCTTTCTCCACAATCTCTTCGGTAAGAAGAGTCAAGTGAAAAGTAGTGTAGTCTCACATCTCGTCGTCTACTTCAAGTTCTAGATACCACTTTCTTAAATGAAGAGAAGTGTTTCTAAGAGTAAACACGCTTTGATTCTAATTGTAAGTACAAGGAGATAGTCACAGGTAAAATTAAAGAACTCTGTTATTTTTGGAACTTTCTTAATTAGTACACACTTCTAGATATTTTATTCACTTGTGTACATTTACTTCTAGATATTTCATGAGATTTTCTGCTACACGGATTTTCTCCATTGTGTTTAAATCTTTAAAGAGCTAACCCCTAGATATCATAAGTATACTACATTAATTCAAGACTTCAAGGATCTCATCAATCTTGACTGGTTAGCTTCCATCGGTCACACTCTTCGAGAAGGAAACAAATGTACAAATTTTTTGACTAAGACAGATGTTTCTTCTACTTTGGAGTATGTTGATCACACCTCTCATCCGACAAGATTATATGATCTCTTAACTTCAGACTCAGCAAGACCATGGTTATGTAGactttagtcttttttttttcccttttgtcTCTCTTAGcttcgtaacaaaaaaaatattacgcCTTCTCTAAATAATAACTACACCAAGggttcttgtcaaaaaaaaaaaaaaaactaccaaagGTTTTAAGTTTGTAACACATTTCtccttttaatcattttaaCTTCACATTCATCATTTAACTCTTGAACGGTTGCATCGTTACCCttctaatttaatttcatatttatcttttaactcTTCAACCGTTTGCATTGTTATCTTTCTAATGAACTCCAATTACAAAATTGTTGAAATGGCTATTAATTGATGGCGTGACAGATCCacatcatcaaaaaaaaaataattattcaaacCCAATTAACTCATCCTCTTCCTCTAATCCTCATCTTTAAGGTCAAAAAATTTATTACCTCCATattcaaacccaaaaaaaaaaaatcaacatctcTCTCTTAGTCTTCTTCTATTTCAAATCTAACACTCCCAAGTTAAATTCTTCGAGGTTCAAAATCTAAATTTGAAATTACTAAGAGCAACTCCAGCAGTCTCAAGTTTTCAATGTCCACCGGATGAAAATAGAAAAGGTGGGTTATTTAGCAATAATTTCTGTTGGAGTTGGCCAACATGTAATAATCGTTGCTTTCAGAAGCAACTGTTATTTTGGTTACTTCGATTAAAATAACAATAGGATTATCACCTTTCTAAATTTTAGAACaggttaaattattttatgatttttttattttactttgaaaattatTCTACTTATAAATTgtgatcatttaaaaatattacataGAATTTTTGTctcataattttatctttataattctcctattttatatttaaccttttcatattaatattaagtagctctaaaaaaaatgaatattaagtaaaaataattaaattataactttaagttgtgataaaattaaatatggataaaatattaatatttgaggAAAAAATGTGGGATCCAATATGAATTCTTTCAAAGTTCATCGTTGCAAAATAAGTTAATTACTTCTAAATGATGTGGCATAATGGGACTCGCAAAATAACAATCGAGAGAGTTCATCATTGAAGGTGCTCTAATAATAACAAACTGTAAGGTAGCCACCAATCATAGGCGGTTTCACCGCTCGGGCTCAATCAACACTTTCTTTATATATGGTACAACCCAATAACACATTAACccacttaaaaaaagaaaattgggcAAAATCTAAAAATTCTCACATGCAAAGAGGTCTCGGAAAGAGCATTTAcctcataattttatttagcacactattatgaggttcatctctcttattctgaagggttaattgttcaaattgaccatgtaatatACACTATGTCTGAAAAATTATCCTGtaagataaaaaaacatatattttggtattttacgtAATTCGagtttcttcttatttttgacaCTATAATATACGCGTAGTATAAAAATGTGACAtagagtttgaatttttttcatatattttttttcaatacatgtttagcacgttaaaatatagctttacaaaaaaaaaaaaaaaaatttcgacaagggacaaattaattatgaatttttatttcccataattatgaatttcttaaacaatttataattaatttgtatctcgtttaaaaaCTACAAGATTTCATTGTGAATGTTATTATCATGTCTACAAAATTAGGAAACTAAATTTGACCTGTGAGTATACGCttactcaaaatcaaaataaattgaaatagcTTCGAAATGCTATTAAACTTTACAtatcttttttatgtatttttatagatgtctctgcaaataatgagttcaaaatttgatttataggtcgagatttctgttgttttgttttttaagtttttaacactttaaaaattcataattaatttgttgcttatcgaaaattaataatattttatgtaaaacCATATTCTAACATTCTTAACACGCCAtattttatgattaaaaatttgCGGAGAATCTATAAAATTCTTGACTCCAGATCGTTGctgacaataattttttttttttaagaggcatGCTGAcaataattatgtttatttcCAACTTGTACAATCCTCACATAGCATTTACATAAAGCACTTATAGTTATATGAGACATCTTCAAATTTTCAACAACCATTAAACACTTATTTTATCATCATCTCACTCCTCTTATAACATCATAATCTATCACACACTTATCCACTATCTTTTTCTCTTAAGATGTAAATTGGAATTAGGTGTCtacaaatcattttctttttaggataaatatctcttttcatccctgtaatattaacgaattccggttttagtccttgtaaaaaaaaaaatttagattttgttcCTATAATTTCATATTGttccacttttgatccctccTTTCATCACGTCAGCAGAATCTACATAAGTTACGTCCCTGTAATTTAAGATTCCTCCCACTTTTTGTCCGtgtaatttcaaattcctccacttttggtccctcattttacgtgccatgtatgcagattctgctgacgtgATGAAATAAGGGatcaaaagtggaagaatctgaaattatagggacaaaatctaaattttttaaaaagaggtattaactttttatatatacttcAAATCATTGACGATGATATGCTCGTTTGGTAACTATATAACACACCAGTAAGATTACCACATAACTTATTGGGTTTCATTATCATATTAATTTGTGATTGGATCATCCTCATTCTAACACACTCAGAGTTATATAGGATTCACTTCCTACTCTGCTTAAGAAAAAACAACTTCCCCTGCTCTACAAGCATTCGAAATCAATTGTATTGCACTTTAGTATAACAGTGTGGACTGTGGGGGCAATGCTAGCTGTACTAGTTGCAgcgtttattatttttttcatacaaaatatACGCATGCATGCATATTACTCCAAACGTGGCAATGTGTGAAGGAAATGAATCCACGTATCAGCCTCTAACAAAAACACCAAACAAACGATTACGCATCAAGCGTGGACCAGAGGCAGTAATTTACATATTTCATCGTCACCATCACCATGTAGACACCATAACCCGAGGTGATAACTCAATAATTCTTACACATAGTTCCAAACCCCCCATCTCCCCCCACAACATATACATTTATCAAATACGCGGCAGCCCGCTGTTTGCTATTTTATTTGCACTATATATATCATCATGCATATTACTCAAacattcatcaaatcaaatagaaaaagtttaatatattattcatcGTTTTGATGATGGCTATGACTTTAACAATTGTAATAACCACCTTGCTCTGCATCCTCTCAACGGCGTCGTGTGGACGTGTGATAGTTGGGGCGAGAACAGAGATCAGTGACGTGGGGACAAACAAGGAGGTGCAAGAGCTAGGGAAGTTTGCGGTGAAGGAGTACAACTACAAACAAGGTTTGAACAACGGCGGCGGCGGAGAGGGGTTGAAGTTCGTGGAAGTGGTGGAGGCTGAGCAGCAAGTGGTGTCTGGGATGAAATACTATCTCAACATCTCAGCCGTTGATCATAATGGTGTTCAAAGAATGTTTAACTCTGTTGTGGTGGTTAAGCCGTGGCTTCATCAGTACAAGAAGGTTATCCATTTTGGTCCTTCATCCACCTTCCACCAACATACTACTATGTAATTAGAATTTGGACTTGGACCTAAATAAGTACCACTACATGTCTATATGGTTTCTTTTACTAGATGCGTGCATATGGCGCGGTGTTTGCAATTGCAACTGagttttttcctttcttcaattTTATCTAATATATTCTCTACTGTTTTGTGTGGTATATATATTTCaactaaaagaaatgaaacaaTTAACATATCCTAAAGTGTTTACTACTATCTGTGATCTTAATGCACAAGATTGCTATAGGTTGTCAAAGATTTTACTCACAGCAGCTAGTATTGGACTGAATTTTTCAGACTTGAATTAGTTGCTTCGGGATTGGAATCTTAATTGTCAATTTATCGAAGCTGTCTAATGGAATTGGTCTACCTTCTCCAGACTTGGAGTGTCCTTTGAGCTCTTGTGTTATTTGACTAATACACTCCTTCGTtgtcaattataaacaaatttaaattcattcaattaataatatatgtggtttatatttgaatgaattaaaatgttaaatttgcCCATAATTTATAACAGATGGAGTAGTTACAAGTTGGTTGctaaatttagtaaaaaaaaatgggttgGTACATTATGTCGTAAGTTTAGTTATGATCACTAAACTTATAaagttcatttttcatttaatttatttttctataattaGACTCTACTATGCTTCTCAACATGATCATGctgtttgatttatttaattatttggtaAAGTATACTACGCCAATTTTGAGATTTAGTAGAGCTAATTTAATAGCACTTTTAGAAAAAATGCTATGAAAAGATTGactataatattaataatagcATTTCCGTTACCCGTGCTATTATAACGTGACATCTATATTAGTCTTTTTATAGAAAGTGCTATTAtatggtattaaaaaaaattataaaaaaagagaGGAGTGTGATGATAGGAGTGTGATAGTGTTTTCTAGCAGTGAAGGccaatttgttttcttctttgatttttgttgttgtgtgttTCATACTTTAATCTCTTACCAGGTTCATAATTAATTGTATAGTATCTGAGATTATTTGAATGTgacttttgatattttttatagtGAAATTGGAATTTTCTTACATGTTTAATATGTAGttgcatatatttattaaaggttactatttcattcattcatgtaaATTATACAGGTTATTCAAACAAGGCATATCATGGGCATCTTGGTGCCTTAAATTCTTCAACTTTGTAGGTTTCACCATTGAGTTCTCAGGTTCATTTACTCCATGATTACTAGCCTTGGAAATTTTGGCAATTATAGTTTAGTGTAAACTGTTGTATAACAGCCTATGCGTAAGTATGGCTTTCAAATGCTATTTACCATGATGCTTAGTCCCTTcacttttcatttgtttcagcCTTTTGTAATAATCATGTTTTGTTGTTTATCATTTCCAGGTTATAGAATTTGGTTTTAGTTTGATATAAATATTGACCAAATATAAAGTATAATTGTTGAAATGTGTTGTCATTTGAGGTGTATCTTCCACATCAATGTATATGCGTAATCTTGAAAAGGTAATACTTGTGACTTGTTATAAAGCTTATGATCTTACTATTTTATAAGTATCTTTAGTATTCTAAGTATTTGGTAGGAGCTTTAGTTAGATTTGAGGCTTGTAAAATTTTGGATTCATATGGAAGGTTCCTGGTATGAATTTTTGCAGCTTGTTTCAAGTAATTTGGACGAGAGCTATATATGTGTATGCATGTATAGAGATGTTGAAGAAATTGACAAGAGCATAGCATAAGGGAAATGAAGAGGAACAAAGATACATATAAAAGATCcaaagagttttttttgtttaaatttgaagagcTTTTCTTGATAATATATGCATTGTGTTAGGTTCTTTTACAATGAATACATTGAATGACttgttttgtatatttttgAGTAATGAAATTCCtctatgaaaatataattattttaaatgatctttagaattaattaattttaaaaaaaaaaacttacgaTAGCACTTTTATAAAAAGGGCTATTAACGACAgggtaaaaataaatgattaaagaTATCACTTATATGAAAAGAGCTATTAATACAGGGtctttaatatcattttaaaagTGCTATTATAGGATGTATACCTTACAATAGCGGGGGCTTTAATAGCACTTTTGAGTGCTATTAAAGGCTAAAAAAAGTGCTATTAATCACCTTTTTTGGCGTAGTGTAGTctaacatttataaatttatcttttaaaatgaatgaatttgttgTTTAGTGTTCGAACTTTGACTCACATATACAATGTATTTTTCTACCAATTGATGTAAACTCGTAGACACAATCATTCcctttaaattttaatcatgaaaacaagttttttttt
It encodes:
- the LOC11436313 gene encoding cysteine proteinase inhibitor B; this encodes MMAMTLTIVITTLLCILSTASCGRVIVGARTEISDVGTNKEVQELGKFAVKEYNYKQGLNNGGGGEGLKFVEVVEAEQQVVSGMKYYLNISAVDHNGVQRMFNSVVVVKPWLHQYKKVIHFGPSSTFHQHTTM